The Malus domestica chromosome 10, GDT2T_hap1 genome contains a region encoding:
- the LOC103401315 gene encoding uncharacterized protein yields MQKLLRISSSGPILCTSAKAAPLSSLPLASDLLSKALSVSPNKPPTMHAAATAAFPAGGGGGSALASTIHYKPASSTPSSRSNCGLCRCSVSVGGRTSSRAWLVLKDSGLGSHPAWLHTSSDGSFSVSAVEGCKILEERFEGLGGGAGENPEKGSGDEKPNRLSRRQRGSVDGGLLAGSPDLLAIPGVGPRNLKKLVQKGIGGVAELKQLYKDKFFGKSSEKMVEFLRSSVGIIHKNHAESITTYIKESVDEESTEDDSNSELKPKQKKRLTFCVEGNISVGKSTFLQRIANETLELRDLVEVVPEPINKWQDVGPDHFNILDAFYAHPERYAYTFQNYVFVTRLMQERESSGGMKPLRLMERSVFSDRMVFVRAVHEAKWMNEMEISIYDSWFDPVVSSLPGLVPDGFIYLRASPDTCHQRMKLRKRAEEDQVSLEYLRGLHEKHESWLFPFESGNHGVLSISKPALQIDSSLPSDIRDRVFYLQGDHMHSSIQKVPALVLDCEPNIDFNKDIDAKRQYARQVAEFFEFVKKTQEVPSAKSCAEAKKTSQQQILLPRNGELWVPDKHFPGSALKSLDFRRAMSFMSG; encoded by the exons ATGCAGAAACTGCTTCGTATAAGCTCATCAGGCCCCATTCTCTGCACTTCGGCTAAGGCCGcccctctttcttctctccccTTGGCCTCTGACCTTCTATCGAAAGCTCTCAGCGTCTCACCCAATAAACCTCCAACAATGCACGCTGCTGCAACTGCAGCTTTTCCCgccggcggcggcggcggctcGGCCCTCGCCTCTACCATTCACTACAAACCCGCTTCCAGTACTCCCTCCTCTCGCTCTAACTGTGGCCTATGCCGCTGCTCTGTCTCTGTCGGCGGCAGAACCTCATCCCGGGCTTGGCTTGTCCTCAAAGACTCAGGCTTGGGCTCTCACCCGGCGTGGCTGCACACGAGCTCTGATGGGTCATTTTCTGTTTCCGCCGTGGAGGGATGCAAGATTTTAGAGGAGCGTTTTGAGGGTTTGGGCGGTGGCGCTGGTGAAAACCCTGAAAAAGGTTCGGGGGACGAGAAGCCGAATAGGTTGAGTCGGCGGCAGAGGGGTTCTGTAGATGGTGGTTTGTTGGCTGGAAGCCCGGACTTGTTGGCGATTCCTGGCGTGGGGCCGAGGAACTTGAAGAAGCTGGTGCAAAAGGGTATTGGGGGAGTTGCCGAGCTCAAGCAATTGTATAAAGATAAG TTCTTCGGAAAATCTAGTGAGAAGATGGTTGAGTTTTTACGAAGTTCAGTAGGAATCATCCACAAAAACCATGCTGAGAGTATCACTACTTATATTAAAGAGAGTGTTGATGAAGAATCTACGGAGGACGACTCGAACTCGGAACTGAAGCCAAAGCAGAAGAAACGACTTACTTTCTGCGTTGAAGGAAACATCAGTGTTGGAAAGTCAACATTTCTTCAGAGAATAGCAAATGAAACACTTGAGTTAAGAGATCTTGTTGAGGTGGTTCCAGAACCTATTAATAAGTGGCAAGATGTTGGCCCTGACCATTTTAATATATTGGATGCTTTCTATGCTCATCCAGAGAGATATGCCTATACCTTCCAGAATTATGTTTTTGTTACAAGGTTGATGCAGGAGAGAGAATCCTCTGGTGGTATGAAGCCCCTCCGGTTGATGGAAAGGAGTGTTTTTAGTGACAGGATG GTTTTCGTTCGAGCGGTTCATGAAGCGAAATGGATGAATGAGATGGAGATCAGTATCTATGACTCCTGGTTTGACCCAGTTGTATCATCCTTGCCCGGGCTTGTCCCTGATGGTTTCATATATCTGAGAGCAAGTCCTGATACTTGTCACCAGAGAATGAAGCTACGCAAGAGAGCAGAGGAAGATCAAGTCAGCCTAGAGTATCTCCGTGGcttacatgaaaaacatgaaagCTGGCTTTTCCCATTCGAGAGTGGCAATCATGGTGTATTGTCCATTAGTAAGCCTGCCTTACAAATAGACAGCTCATTACCTTCTGATATCAGGGACCGTGTGTTCTATTTGCAGGGTGATCATATGCATTCCAGCATTCAGAAG GTTCCTGCTTTGGTTCTCGACTGTGAGCCAAACATTGATTTTAACAAAGACATTGACGCAAAGAGGCA GTATGCTCGACAAGTAGCGGAGTTTTTTGAGTTTGTGAAGAAAACACAAGAAGTTCCATCTGCAAAAAGTTGTGCAGAAGCCAAGAAGACTAGCCAACAACAAATACTGCTGCCACGAAATGGAGAATTATGGGTTCCTGATAAGCATTTTCCAGGGTCAGCCCTCAAATCTTTGGATTTTAGACGAGCCATGTCTTTCATGTCGGGCTAG